One window from the genome of Haladaptatus paucihalophilus DX253 encodes:
- the upp gene encoding uracil phosphoribosyltransferase, protein MTIEKRGDAHLITHAMAKDTLSKIRDEETEQVGFRKGLVKLGRICGYEIIDGAMDTEYVSIDTPLTETTGERVKGLDDVVIINVLRAATPFVEGLLKAFPRAKQGVISAGRDEEAGMNDDGEFPITIDYVKLPEITEEDTVIVADPMLATGSTMCAVLDEVLNEQPNPENFFVLSAVSAPDGLLHVHDQFPEADLLTVSIDDHLNDDGFIVPGLGDAGDRAFRTT, encoded by the coding sequence ATGACTATCGAAAAACGAGGTGACGCCCACCTCATCACGCACGCGATGGCGAAGGACACCCTCTCGAAGATTCGGGACGAGGAGACCGAACAAGTCGGTTTCCGCAAGGGACTCGTAAAACTCGGCCGCATCTGTGGTTACGAAATCATCGACGGCGCGATGGACACCGAGTACGTCTCCATCGATACGCCGCTGACCGAGACGACGGGCGAGCGCGTCAAAGGGTTGGACGACGTGGTTATCATCAACGTGCTTCGCGCCGCGACGCCGTTCGTGGAGGGTCTGCTGAAGGCGTTCCCCCGCGCCAAACAGGGCGTCATCAGCGCCGGACGCGACGAGGAAGCCGGAATGAACGACGACGGCGAGTTCCCCATCACCATCGATTACGTCAAACTCCCCGAAATCACGGAGGAGGATACCGTCATCGTCGCCGACCCGATGCTCGCGACGGGTAGCACCATGTGCGCCGTCCTCGACGAGGTGCTCAACGAGCAACCGAACCCGGAGAACTTCTTCGTCCTCTCGGCCGTCAGCGCACCCGACGGCCTGCTTCACGTCCACGACCAGTTCCCCGAGGCCGACCTCCTGACGGTCAGCATCGACGACCACCTGAACGACGACGGCTTCATCGTCCCCGGTCTGGGCGACGCTGGCGACCGCGCCTTCCGAACGACGTAA
- a CDS encoding GTP-binding protein, with protein sequence MNQGSIPVTILSGNLGAGKTTTLNHLLRESDDMDIAVLVNDMGEINIDAELLQGGTELVADEGVAELSNGCICCELQDDLRTEVTRLAREWEFDTLVVESSGISEPAPIARLFTTESRVAARYDVDTTVTVVSARQFDEFFADGAPVERTETEDGDTRPLSDLVIEQIEFCDVLLLNKCDLVDADRLDEIEATLRALQPRAELIRTEHGRVSPDRILDRGLFDLGDVTDSAGWKRAMDHADHDEHGTHAHDVHDHSDHRHPQEAYGISSVSYRSPRPLHPARLHDFFESLPNGIVRAKGTFWVAGRDDVKLEYGQAGAAARVEVAGPWIASLPEIDQDLYRSNRSATYWDEEWGDRRTQLVFIGSDVDEAAITAALDDCVLTDAEMDEDWDTFDNPFPEDEGGLLIVGE encoded by the coding sequence ATGAATCAGGGGTCCATTCCGGTCACGATTCTGAGCGGCAACCTCGGTGCGGGCAAGACGACGACGCTCAACCACCTCCTCCGCGAGAGCGACGACATGGACATCGCAGTGCTCGTCAACGACATGGGTGAGATAAACATCGACGCCGAACTCCTCCAGGGCGGGACGGAACTCGTCGCCGACGAGGGCGTCGCGGAGCTCTCGAACGGGTGCATCTGCTGTGAACTACAGGACGACCTCCGAACCGAAGTCACCCGCCTCGCGCGCGAATGGGAGTTCGACACGCTCGTCGTGGAGTCCTCGGGCATCAGCGAACCCGCTCCCATCGCCCGACTGTTTACGACCGAATCCCGCGTCGCGGCGCGCTACGACGTCGATACGACCGTCACCGTCGTCAGCGCGCGGCAGTTCGACGAGTTCTTCGCCGACGGAGCGCCGGTCGAGCGCACGGAAACCGAGGACGGCGATACGCGCCCCCTCTCGGACCTCGTTATCGAACAGATAGAGTTCTGTGACGTGCTGTTGCTCAACAAATGCGACCTCGTGGACGCGGACCGTCTGGACGAAATCGAGGCCACCTTACGCGCACTGCAACCGCGCGCGGAACTGATTCGAACCGAACACGGTAGGGTATCCCCCGACCGCATCCTCGACCGCGGACTGTTCGACCTCGGCGACGTGACCGACTCCGCCGGATGGAAACGGGCGATGGACCACGCCGACCACGACGAACACGGGACTCACGCCCACGACGTTCACGACCATTCCGACCACCGTCATCCGCAGGAGGCCTACGGTATCTCGTCGGTCTCGTACCGAAGCCCCCGACCGCTTCATCCCGCTCGACTTCACGACTTCTTCGAGTCGCTCCCGAACGGCATCGTCCGCGCCAAGGGAACGTTCTGGGTCGCCGGACGGGACGACGTGAAACTGGAGTACGGACAGGCCGGGGCCGCCGCCCGCGTGGAAGTCGCGGGGCCGTGGATCGCCAGCCTTCCCGAAATCGACCAGGACCTCTACCGGAGCAACCGCTCTGCGACCTACTGGGACGAGGAGTGGGGCGACCGCCGGACCCAACTCGTTTTCATCGGAAGCGACGTGGACGAGGCGGCCATCACCGCCGCACTCGACGACTGCGTGCTGACCGACGCGGAGATGGACGAGGACTGGGACACGTTCGACAACCCGTTTCCCGAGGACGAGGGCGGACTGTTGATAGTCGGCGAATAG
- a CDS encoding ArsA family ATPase → MRKFVFFGGKGGVGKTTVSSAYSLKCARSGLRTLVVSTDPAHSTSDVFDQQFDDDPRSVDGIENLWAMEIDPETEVENHLMEIKRSLGDHVSAGLVNAIDRQVEMAHQTPGAHESALFDRFIDVMRNSDDYDRVVFDTSPTGGTLRLLSLPEFLEGWIDRLLHKRRRSIDLFEKAAIGDREPRRVAEGDPIIARLQERKESFEFAGEVLRNDAAFFLVLNPDELSIRETGRAVEELTESGLPVSGLVINKVTPEPDEDETGRGATYLRDRCRTERERIEHIRESFDEPVVAVIESRVSEVKGTLLEEVADELNVEVEAAAAE, encoded by the coding sequence ATGCGAAAGTTCGTGTTTTTCGGCGGCAAAGGCGGCGTGGGAAAAACCACGGTTTCCAGCGCGTACAGCCTGAAATGCGCCCGTTCGGGGCTGAGGACGCTCGTCGTTTCGACCGACCCGGCACACAGCACGTCGGACGTGTTCGACCAGCAGTTCGACGACGACCCGCGGTCCGTGGACGGCATCGAGAACCTCTGGGCGATGGAAATCGACCCCGAGACGGAGGTCGAAAACCACCTGATGGAGATAAAACGCTCGCTGGGCGACCACGTGAGCGCGGGGTTGGTGAACGCCATCGACCGGCAGGTCGAGATGGCCCACCAGACACCGGGTGCCCACGAGTCGGCGCTGTTCGACCGGTTCATCGACGTGATGCGGAACTCGGACGACTACGACCGCGTGGTCTTCGACACCTCGCCGACCGGCGGAACGCTCCGCCTCCTCTCGCTTCCCGAGTTCCTCGAAGGGTGGATAGACCGTCTGCTTCACAAACGACGGCGGAGCATCGACCTGTTCGAGAAGGCCGCCATCGGCGACCGGGAACCCCGCCGAGTGGCGGAGGGCGACCCCATCATCGCCCGCCTGCAGGAGCGAAAGGAGAGCTTCGAGTTCGCGGGCGAGGTGTTGCGAAACGACGCGGCGTTCTTCCTCGTCCTCAATCCCGACGAGTTGTCGATTCGAGAGACCGGCAGGGCGGTCGAGGAACTGACGGAATCCGGGTTGCCCGTGTCGGGACTCGTCATCAACAAGGTGACGCCGGAACCGGACGAGGACGAGACGGGACGGGGCGCGACGTATCTCCGCGACCGCTGTCGGACCGAACGTGAACGAATCGAACACATCCGCGAGTCGTTCGACGAACCGGTGGTCGCGGTTATCGAATCGAGGGTGTCGGAAGTGAAAGGAACGCTGTTGGAAGAGGTCGCGGACGAATTGAACGTCGAGGTCGAAGCGGCGGCGGCCGAATAA
- a CDS encoding carbon starvation CstA family protein has product MATAIIWLVLGVLVLFSIGYLTYSRYLAQFVELDDSRETPAHKYEDGQEYVPAKKPVLLGHHYSSIAGGAPIVGPITAGVIWGWIPALLWIAIGNPLLGATHDFIALSSSLRHEGKSIGYIIGEYVGERGKNMLLWFAFLTIILVVGVFAFVVGVVFEAYPSAATASILYIALAVVFGVYLYQLNLPFGPGTVVFVIGVFASVFVGQAYPLELTAETWVPIILVYAFIASVLPVWTLLQPRDYLSSFLLYAGVGGALLAVIVGTVGGWLGIGAITPAEPLTVNISGYNGFMGVTGQPLFPLLFITIACGTISGFHSLVSSGTTSKQLNRESDARVIGYGGMLGEGLLATLALSTVALVGFTKAGGGVGQALPNFAEGGGIMLTSFGIDPGFGGPFMALVMVSFLLTSTDTALRLGRYMFEEIVGTPETQVQSVASNRYFNAFVQCGIAYALVASGTWSDLWPLFGGANQLLAALALLTATVWLANWNKSKQLISTGVPMALMTFVTILGLLYLALYQNVWQKFVKGGDMALGSALSAGVQTVIALVLIALALSLVRIGYENITSARSEPGGTPVTDGGESDD; this is encoded by the coding sequence ATGGCGACTGCAATCATATGGCTAGTACTCGGCGTACTGGTACTTTTCAGCATAGGGTATCTAACCTATTCACGATATCTCGCACAGTTCGTAGAATTGGATGACAGCCGGGAGACACCGGCGCACAAATACGAAGACGGGCAGGAATACGTGCCCGCGAAGAAGCCCGTGTTGTTAGGGCATCACTATTCCAGTATTGCAGGAGGCGCACCAATCGTCGGGCCGATAACGGCGGGCGTGATTTGGGGTTGGATTCCGGCGTTGTTGTGGATCGCCATCGGGAATCCGCTGCTCGGCGCGACGCACGACTTCATCGCGTTGTCGAGCAGTCTCCGCCACGAGGGGAAGTCCATCGGGTACATCATCGGGGAGTACGTCGGCGAGCGCGGCAAGAACATGTTGCTGTGGTTCGCGTTCCTGACCATCATCCTCGTCGTCGGCGTATTCGCGTTCGTCGTCGGCGTCGTGTTCGAGGCGTACCCGAGCGCCGCGACGGCGAGCATCCTGTACATCGCGCTGGCCGTCGTGTTCGGGGTGTACCTGTACCAACTCAACCTACCCTTCGGGCCGGGAACCGTCGTCTTCGTCATCGGCGTGTTCGCCAGCGTCTTCGTCGGGCAGGCGTATCCGCTCGAGCTTACGGCGGAAACGTGGGTACCCATCATTTTGGTCTACGCGTTCATCGCCAGCGTCCTGCCGGTGTGGACGCTCCTGCAACCGCGTGACTACCTATCGTCGTTCCTGCTGTACGCGGGCGTCGGCGGCGCGCTGTTGGCGGTCATCGTCGGAACCGTCGGTGGCTGGCTCGGTATCGGCGCGATCACGCCGGCGGAACCGCTCACCGTGAACATTTCCGGCTACAACGGATTCATGGGCGTTACCGGCCAACCCCTCTTCCCGCTGCTGTTCATCACCATCGCGTGTGGTACCATCAGCGGCTTCCACTCGCTCGTCTCGTCCGGGACGACTTCGAAACAGCTCAACCGGGAATCGGACGCACGAGTCATCGGCTACGGTGGCATGCTCGGTGAGGGCCTTCTCGCAACGCTCGCACTCTCGACCGTCGCACTGGTCGGATTCACCAAGGCTGGCGGCGGTGTCGGCCAAGCGCTTCCCAACTTCGCGGAGGGTGGCGGCATCATGCTCACGAGCTTCGGTATCGACCCCGGCTTTGGCGGTCCGTTCATGGCGCTCGTCATGGTGAGTTTCCTGCTCACCTCGACCGACACGGCGCTTCGCCTCGGTCGCTACATGTTCGAAGAAATCGTCGGAACGCCCGAAACGCAAGTGCAGAGCGTCGCGTCGAACCGGTATTTCAACGCGTTCGTCCAGTGCGGAATCGCGTACGCGCTGGTCGCGTCCGGCACGTGGTCGGACCTCTGGCCGCTGTTCGGCGGCGCGAACCAACTGCTCGCGGCGCTGGCGCTGCTGACCGCGACGGTCTGGCTGGCGAACTGGAACAAGAGCAAACAGCTCATCAGCACGGGCGTCCCGATGGCGCTGATGACGTTCGTCACCATCCTCGGCCTGCTGTATCTCGCGCTCTACCAGAACGTCTGGCAGAAGTTCGTCAAGGGTGGGGATATGGCGCTCGGCAGCGCGCTGTCCGCGGGGGTACAGACGGTAATCGCCTTGGTACTCATCGCCCTCGCGCTCTCGCTGGTTCGTATCGGATACGAAAATATCACGTCGGCGCGGAGCGAACCGGGTGGCACACCGGTGACGGACGGCGGTGAATCGGACGACTAA
- a CDS encoding class I SAM-dependent methyltransferase translates to MIEADPLGRAILDYQRGGLRGDCVYRDGAETRDGNIEGHYFASREDWRDEWRTLLASLEPPVVDIGCGSGQHAEFLQERGEVVAIDVSPGAVEATRNRGVEDVRVMDMFEMDFRPDRFRSALLSGTQLGLAHSLAGVRRFLSELARITDEEGVAVVDNYDPTDLAPDDLLGYGSDPRRGIAHRTFHFEYDRDGEREVGRTLHFVLFSPERLRDVTVGTPWHVAEVQSREGFYKAVLRKETR, encoded by the coding sequence GTGATAGAGGCAGACCCACTCGGTCGAGCGATACTCGATTACCAGCGCGGCGGACTGCGCGGTGACTGTGTGTACCGGGACGGCGCGGAGACGCGGGACGGAAATATCGAAGGGCACTACTTCGCCTCACGGGAGGACTGGCGTGACGAGTGGCGAACCCTCCTCGCGTCGCTCGAACCACCCGTCGTCGATATCGGCTGTGGCTCGGGACAGCACGCCGAATTTCTCCAAGAGCGAGGCGAAGTCGTCGCCATCGACGTGAGTCCGGGCGCAGTCGAAGCCACCCGTAACCGCGGCGTCGAGGACGTTCGCGTGATGGACATGTTCGAGATGGACTTCCGACCGGACAGATTCCGTTCCGCCCTCCTGAGCGGGACCCAACTCGGACTCGCACACTCCCTCGCCGGGGTACGTCGATTCCTCTCGGAACTCGCTCGAATCACGGACGAGGAGGGCGTCGCCGTCGTGGACAACTACGACCCGACGGACCTCGCTCCGGACGACTTGCTCGGCTACGGGTCCGACCCGCGCCGCGGAATCGCCCACCGAACGTTTCACTTCGAGTACGACCGGGACGGCGAACGGGAGGTCGGACGAACCCTCCACTTCGTCCTCTTTTCGCCCGAGCGACTGCGGGACGTAACCGTCGGAACGCCGTGGCACGTCGCCGAGGTTCAGTCGAGAGAGGGATTCTACAAAGCCGTCCTTCGAAAGGAAACACGGTGA
- a CDS encoding DUF5828 family protein, with the protein MEESISGFKLRGSWGDIVEHGERITQALREANVSGSAFEEWDEWRPKSHERLGEDVAEKTAEQAHVSEGKGEQAGESPDDDLRTAGEKLTESYEKLEEDDTEGAVDRWQDSVNYVARAADSAGRKAIRKVEDTVYQKVMTQLAPYYFDNELVSANIQQTSRMEDGEEGFIFEVNVNDDELKGEVSESLTSYEDEIDRWHVETEKETETVEAAEGVEPPKRSGGPRADRT; encoded by the coding sequence ATGGAAGAGAGCATCTCTGGCTTCAAACTTCGAGGTAGCTGGGGAGATATCGTCGAGCACGGAGAGCGCATCACGCAAGCGCTCCGTGAGGCGAACGTGTCGGGTAGCGCGTTCGAGGAATGGGACGAGTGGCGGCCGAAATCGCACGAACGGCTCGGCGAAGACGTGGCTGAGAAGACCGCGGAACAGGCCCACGTCAGCGAAGGGAAAGGCGAGCAAGCGGGCGAGTCCCCCGACGACGACCTCCGAACAGCGGGCGAAAAACTGACCGAATCGTACGAGAAACTGGAAGAGGACGACACGGAAGGTGCCGTAGACAGGTGGCAGGACTCGGTGAACTACGTCGCTCGGGCCGCCGACTCGGCGGGGCGGAAGGCCATCAGGAAGGTCGAGGATACGGTGTATCAGAAGGTGATGACGCAACTCGCACCGTACTACTTCGACAACGAACTCGTTAGTGCCAACATCCAGCAGACGAGTCGGATGGAGGACGGCGAGGAGGGATTCATTTTCGAGGTGAACGTCAACGACGACGAGTTGAAAGGAGAAGTGTCGGAGTCGCTCACGTCCTACGAGGACGAAATCGACCGCTGGCACGTCGAGACGGAGAAGGAAACCGAGACGGTCGAAGCGGCAGAAGGCGTGGAACCGCCGAAACGGAGCGGCGGTCCGCGGGCCGACAGGACGTGA
- a CDS encoding inorganic phosphate transporter — translation MAGGLLTVIIAGVASLFMAWAIGAGSSGSTPFAPAVGANALSVMRAGFLVGILGFLGAALQGANVSQAVGRELIHGVQLSPLAATTGLLTAAILVAIGVFTGYPIATAFTVTGAIVGVGLALGGTPAWPKYQQIVSLWILTPFIGGGIAYATARVLRRDDVAEETSIPLLAGLVGLIIANVGFVFLGPPHQSASIAQSVGEHLSLPAVAGLDLGVVVTSLVLAGLVAVALKRELDADVSRGQRRFLLALGGLVAFSAGGSQVGLAIGPLLPLLDPYSIPVVPVLIGGGLGLLAGSWTGAPRMIKALAQDYSALGPRRSIAALIPAFAIAQSAVFFGIPVSFNEIIVSTIIGSGYAASGGGVSGKKMIYTILAWVLSLALALGVGYGVFTAVDAVL, via the coding sequence ATGGCTGGAGGGTTGCTGACGGTGATTATCGCCGGGGTCGCGAGTCTGTTCATGGCGTGGGCCATCGGCGCGGGGTCGAGTGGGTCAACTCCGTTCGCCCCAGCCGTGGGTGCGAACGCCCTCTCGGTGATGCGTGCGGGGTTTCTCGTGGGCATTCTCGGATTTTTAGGGGCGGCGCTCCAAGGCGCGAACGTCTCGCAAGCGGTGGGACGGGAGCTGATTCACGGCGTCCAACTGTCGCCCCTCGCCGCGACCACGGGACTCCTCACGGCGGCGATACTGGTGGCAATCGGCGTGTTTACGGGGTATCCCATCGCCACGGCGTTCACCGTAACGGGGGCCATCGTCGGCGTCGGGTTGGCGCTCGGTGGAACCCCCGCGTGGCCGAAATACCAGCAGATAGTCTCCCTCTGGATACTCACGCCGTTCATCGGCGGCGGCATCGCCTACGCGACCGCTCGCGTGCTCCGGCGCGACGACGTGGCGGAGGAAACCTCGATTCCGCTTCTCGCCGGACTCGTCGGCCTCATCATCGCCAACGTCGGGTTCGTCTTCCTCGGACCGCCCCATCAGAGCGCCTCCATCGCACAGAGCGTCGGCGAGCACCTGTCGCTTCCCGCCGTCGCCGGTCTCGACCTCGGCGTCGTCGTTACCTCGCTCGTTCTGGCCGGTCTGGTCGCCGTCGCACTCAAGCGGGAACTCGACGCCGACGTGAGCCGCGGCCAGCGTCGGTTTCTGCTCGCGCTCGGCGGACTCGTGGCGTTCTCGGCCGGTGGGAGTCAGGTCGGTCTCGCAATCGGGCCGCTGCTCCCGCTGTTGGACCCCTATTCGATACCCGTGGTTCCGGTGCTCATCGGCGGCGGCCTCGGCCTGCTCGCCGGGTCGTGGACGGGTGCACCGCGGATGATAAAGGCGCTCGCACAGGACTACTCGGCGCTCGGACCGCGCCGGTCCATCGCCGCGCTCATCCCGGCGTTCGCCATCGCACAGAGCGCCGTCTTCTTCGGTATCCCCGTCTCGTTCAACGAAATCATCGTGAGCACCATCATCGGGAGCGGCTACGCCGCGAGCGGTGGCGGCGTCAGCGGCAAAAAGATGATTTACACCATCCTCGCGTGGGTGCTCTCGTTGGCGCTCGCGCTCGGCGTCGGATACGGCGTCTTCACCGCCGTCGACGCCGTGCTCTGA
- a CDS encoding IMPACT family protein has protein sequence MGGTTYRTVAGRGESAFEVRGSEFIGYVAPAESVEAAESFIAEIEDLHADATHNVPAYRVQDGRTATSEGSADVGGFVREWSSDDGEPTSSAGKPALNVLQQRDIENVVAVVTRYYGGTNLGVGGLVRAYSRAVKEAVDEAGVVEERPHRRLAIAVEYDDSGTVRGILESEGVEFDADYGETVGFSVRVPVEETDALCDRLRSATSGRADIEDG, from the coding sequence ATGGGTGGTACGACGTATCGAACCGTGGCTGGTCGGGGCGAGTCGGCGTTCGAAGTTCGCGGTTCGGAGTTCATCGGGTACGTCGCGCCTGCAGAGAGCGTCGAAGCGGCCGAGTCGTTCATCGCCGAAATCGAAGACCTACACGCGGATGCGACCCACAACGTGCCCGCCTACCGCGTGCAGGATGGTCGAACTGCCACTTCTGAGGGGAGCGCTGACGTCGGCGGGTTCGTCCGAGAATGGTCGAGCGACGACGGCGAACCGACGAGCAGCGCGGGGAAACCCGCCCTGAACGTCCTCCAACAGCGCGACATCGAGAACGTGGTCGCCGTCGTCACGCGGTACTACGGCGGAACGAACCTCGGCGTCGGCGGCCTCGTCCGGGCGTACTCCCGCGCGGTCAAGGAAGCGGTGGACGAGGCGGGCGTCGTCGAGGAACGGCCGCACCGCCGTCTCGCCATCGCCGTCGAATACGACGACTCGGGGACTGTCAGGGGGATTTTGGAGAGCGAAGGTGTCGAGTTCGACGCCGACTACGGCGAAACCGTCGGCTTTTCGGTTCGCGTACCGGTCGAGGAAACCGACGCGCTGTGCGACCGACTTCGGAGCGCGACGAGTGGTCGGGCCGACATCGAAGACGGGTAA
- a CDS encoding ACT domain-containing protein: MFDRIMQKFEGSPSQQQVIRLLLERGFSVSDEGRVVSGSIEIPNTQIAREIGVDRRVVDSTTDAILKDEELRRIFQNISSIPSLMDLAPVLDLSVLTVEVRDADVPGIVATVTSLLADNDISIRQTISEDPEFTDDPRLYLVTDEDVPGDVLNELKNLEFVHRIQLS, encoded by the coding sequence ATGTTCGACAGAATCATGCAGAAGTTCGAGGGCAGTCCGAGCCAACAACAGGTCATCAGACTCCTCCTCGAACGCGGGTTCTCGGTGAGTGACGAGGGACGCGTCGTCTCCGGGAGCATCGAGATTCCCAACACGCAGATCGCCCGCGAAATCGGCGTGGACCGGCGGGTGGTCGATTCGACCACGGACGCGATTCTGAAGGACGAGGAACTGCGTCGCATCTTCCAGAACATCTCCTCGATTCCGAGCCTGATGGATTTGGCCCCTGTCCTCGACCTGTCCGTTCTGACCGTCGAAGTGCGCGACGCGGACGTTCCGGGCATCGTGGCGACCGTCACGTCGCTGTTGGCGGACAACGACATCTCCATCCGCCAAACCATCAGCGAGGACCCGGAGTTCACCGACGACCCGCGGCTCTACCTCGTTACGGACGAGGACGTACCGGGCGACGTGCTCAACGAACTGAAGAACTTGGAGTTCGTTCACCGCATCCAACTCAGCTGA
- a CDS encoding class I SAM-dependent methyltransferase encodes MNDANRFSDEVAAFYDASHEFGDIGDESFYLEAAMGADGAVLEGACGAGRLYLELLRRGVDADGFDVSPAMLDILREKAATEDVEPTVWEADLRSIGADRTYSLAIVPYNSFCNLRRVDDQLAALEALYGVLDSGGRLLFDVYVPRYDTIAESFGEWQSVREVEYEGRQLRGRSRATIEDQVKQTYSTEQELVDSDGDVLTRDEFVLSHLPPQQVELLARHSPFDRWSVSGGFDGESLTDGDGVQVWQLVK; translated from the coding sequence ATGAACGATGCCAATCGGTTTTCGGACGAGGTAGCGGCCTTTTACGACGCGTCTCACGAGTTCGGTGATATCGGCGACGAATCGTTCTATCTCGAAGCGGCGATGGGTGCGGACGGGGCAGTGCTGGAAGGTGCGTGTGGCGCGGGACGGCTTTACCTCGAACTCCTCCGTCGAGGCGTCGATGCCGACGGATTCGACGTCTCACCCGCGATGCTGGACATCCTCCGCGAAAAGGCCGCTACCGAGGATGTGGAGCCGACGGTTTGGGAAGCCGACCTTCGGTCTATCGGCGCTGACAGAACCTACTCGTTGGCAATAGTCCCGTACAACTCGTTCTGTAATCTTCGCAGAGTCGATGACCAACTCGCGGCACTCGAAGCCCTTTACGGCGTCCTCGATTCCGGCGGCCGTCTCCTGTTCGACGTGTACGTTCCGCGGTACGACACTATCGCCGAATCGTTCGGCGAGTGGCAATCGGTCCGGGAAGTGGAGTACGAAGGGAGGCAACTGAGAGGACGGTCCCGAGCGACCATCGAGGACCAAGTGAAGCAGACCTACAGTACGGAACAAGAACTCGTAGACTCGGACGGTGACGTCCTGACCCGCGACGAGTTCGTCCTCTCACATCTCCCGCCACAACAAGTCGAGTTGCTTGCGCGCCACTCCCCGTTCGACCGATGGTCGGTTTCGGGCGGGTTCGACGGGGAGTCGCTCACGGACGGGGACGGGGTTCAGGTCTGGCAACTGGTGAAATAG